One Mycolicibacterium pulveris genomic region harbors:
- a CDS encoding acyl-CoA dehydrogenase family protein yields the protein MAALAAGQMADEHRAIAEAVDAITAKYGPDYYHEQVDSGGHCAELWKELGTNGYLGVHLPEKYGGGGLGLSELHLVVHHTARSGCPMQAMLFSSGVTGTVLDRSANDEQKERWLPGVASGETRLSFAITEPDAGSNAHRIATTARREGDHYVLNGQKVFITGMESADWVMVVARTSVDDATGRGRLSVFMVSTDSPGLSWAPIRTVMGQPDKSHQVFFDNVAVPAEQVIGTEGRGLAVAFTGLNTERILTSSLCTGIGRYALTKAVAYANSRRVWDVPIGAHQGVAHPLAAAYMHLQAAELVTERACALYDAAAEVGELANTAKYLGAGAGLEALDAAVAVHGGNGVTHEYQLATYFWVVRMLNMGPVSKEMILNFVAEHSLGLPRSY from the coding sequence ATGGCAGCACTGGCAGCCGGGCAGATGGCCGATGAACACCGCGCGATCGCCGAAGCGGTGGACGCCATCACCGCGAAGTACGGGCCCGACTACTACCACGAGCAGGTCGACTCGGGCGGGCACTGCGCCGAGCTGTGGAAAGAGCTGGGCACCAACGGATATCTCGGTGTCCACCTGCCCGAAAAGTACGGCGGCGGCGGTTTGGGGCTGTCGGAGCTGCACCTCGTCGTGCACCACACCGCCCGCAGCGGCTGCCCGATGCAGGCGATGCTGTTCTCCTCCGGCGTCACGGGGACCGTGCTGGACCGAAGCGCCAACGACGAACAGAAGGAACGCTGGCTGCCGGGCGTGGCCAGTGGCGAGACACGGCTGTCCTTCGCGATCACCGAACCGGACGCCGGATCCAACGCGCATCGCATCGCGACGACCGCTCGACGCGAGGGCGATCATTATGTGCTGAACGGGCAGAAGGTCTTCATCACCGGGATGGAGTCGGCCGACTGGGTGATGGTGGTCGCCCGCACCAGCGTCGACGACGCGACGGGGCGGGGTCGCCTGTCGGTGTTCATGGTCAGCACCGACTCACCGGGCCTGTCGTGGGCACCCATCCGCACCGTGATGGGCCAGCCGGACAAGAGCCATCAGGTGTTCTTCGACAACGTCGCGGTCCCGGCCGAACAGGTGATCGGGACGGAGGGCCGGGGTCTGGCCGTGGCGTTCACCGGGCTGAACACCGAGCGGATCCTGACCAGCTCGCTGTGCACGGGCATCGGGCGGTACGCGTTGACCAAGGCGGTGGCGTACGCGAATTCGCGCCGGGTCTGGGACGTGCCGATCGGCGCGCATCAGGGCGTCGCGCATCCGTTGGCGGCGGCGTATATGCATCTGCAGGCGGCAGAACTGGTGACCGAACGCGCCTGCGCACTGTATGACGCGGCTGCAGAGGTCGGTGAACTCGCCAACACGGCGAAGTATCTGGGCGCCGGCGCCGGGCTCGAGGCGCTCGATGCCGCCGTGGCGGTGCATGGCGGCAACGGCGTCACCCACGAGTATCAACTCGCCACCTATTTCTGGGTGGTCCGCATGCTCAACATGGGCCCGGTGTCCAAGGAGATGATCCTGAACTTCGTCGCCGAGCATTCGCTGGGCCTGCCACGGTCCTACTGA
- a CDS encoding LLM class flavin-dependent oxidoreductase yields the protein MRVGVTVDNADTVVADARQAEQLGFDLLGCGEHLFFHGPTPHGLTMLAAAAAVTERIRLVSSITLLPLYPAALVAKIAATVDRISCGRVELGIGSGGEYPPEFAAAGVDVASRFRRTEEGLEVLRALFSGQPTSMDGSFATLQDVTLNPPPVQQGGPPIWLGGRGKRALQRAGRYADVWLPYMVEPRHLTKGLAVVRDAAADAGRDPAGVSAALFAWVAVDDDADWARNIGIECVSAAYRQDFRPLADRYLLVGSPTDVAGRITQFRDAGAETVLLQIAAHTHEHRQRILATLARDVLPRVRTDPNQPNTSQAGA from the coding sequence ATGAGGGTCGGTGTCACCGTCGACAACGCGGACACGGTCGTGGCCGACGCCCGCCAGGCCGAGCAGCTGGGGTTCGACCTGCTCGGCTGCGGTGAGCATCTGTTCTTTCACGGTCCCACGCCGCACGGTCTGACCATGCTGGCAGCGGCGGCGGCGGTCACCGAGCGGATCCGCCTCGTCTCATCCATCACGCTGTTGCCGCTGTATCCCGCGGCGCTGGTGGCGAAAATCGCGGCGACCGTGGACCGGATCTCCTGCGGCCGTGTCGAATTGGGCATCGGCTCCGGAGGCGAGTATCCACCGGAGTTCGCCGCCGCCGGAGTGGACGTCGCGTCGAGGTTTCGTCGGACCGAGGAAGGTCTCGAGGTGTTGCGCGCGTTGTTCTCCGGGCAACCGACGAGCATGGACGGCAGCTTCGCCACATTGCAGGACGTGACACTGAACCCGCCGCCCGTCCAGCAGGGCGGACCACCCATCTGGCTCGGTGGACGCGGAAAGCGTGCGCTGCAGCGCGCCGGCCGGTACGCCGACGTGTGGCTGCCCTACATGGTCGAGCCACGCCACCTCACGAAAGGGCTGGCCGTCGTTCGCGACGCGGCGGCCGATGCCGGACGCGATCCTGCGGGCGTCTCCGCGGCGCTGTTCGCCTGGGTCGCCGTCGACGACGACGCCGACTGGGCGCGAAATATCGGGATCGAGTGTGTGAGCGCAGCTTACCGGCAGGACTTCCGGCCACTGGCGGATCGGTACCTGCTCGTCGGCAGCCCCACGGACGTCGCCGGGAGGATCACCCAATTCCGGGACGCCGGCGCGGAAACCGTCCTGTTGCAGATCGCCGCGCACACCCACGAGCACCGGCAGCGCATTCTGGCAACGCTGGCCCGCGACGTCCTGCCGCGCGTGCGCACCGATCCGAACCAACCCAACACCTCGCAGGCGGGAGCATGA
- a CDS encoding cytochrome P450 — MTGVTEQNIAISVLDPDTYANGNPDTYGLPLDQYKYLRENEPVYRQTFDDPLLINEVWVLTRYEDILTVDRDADTFAANRGFVNIWTVNPIDPTSGGKPAMLTQDGADHRRHRGVVNRTFTPSMVRRLEEKFRGYARAVVDQALAKGSFNFVTDVAHAMPMEALGDVLGVPAEDRPKFFAWVDRFAAPFDTRITPSFEAVLEAIFSLTSYAGDLAAKKRANPDDDVVSQMVRADGADSMSEDEILGNFVLLASGAAESTRNALTHSMHQLMRDPDQMAWLRDHCDDIPDTAIQEMVRISTPFLHFVRTVTKDIEMHGQPIAEGERVCMLLPSGNFDPEVFDEPERFDLTRTPNRHLGFGRGQHTCLGKHIAVLEMKILLEELLQRTRDIHPTGDIVYVRDVFSHGVLELPVTVSPA; from the coding sequence ATGACGGGCGTAACCGAACAGAACATCGCGATCAGCGTGCTCGATCCTGATACCTACGCTAACGGAAATCCGGATACCTACGGATTGCCGCTGGACCAGTACAAGTACCTGCGAGAGAACGAACCGGTCTACCGCCAGACGTTCGACGACCCGCTGCTCATCAACGAGGTGTGGGTGCTCACCCGCTACGAGGACATCCTGACCGTGGACCGCGACGCCGACACGTTCGCGGCGAACCGCGGCTTCGTCAACATCTGGACCGTCAATCCGATCGACCCGACCTCTGGCGGCAAACCGGCCATGCTCACCCAGGACGGTGCCGACCATCGGCGACACCGTGGGGTGGTCAATCGGACGTTCACCCCGAGCATGGTGCGCCGGCTCGAGGAGAAGTTCCGGGGCTACGCCCGTGCGGTGGTGGACCAGGCGCTGGCGAAGGGCTCGTTCAACTTCGTCACCGATGTCGCGCACGCGATGCCGATGGAGGCGCTCGGCGACGTGCTCGGTGTGCCGGCCGAGGACCGCCCGAAGTTCTTCGCCTGGGTGGACCGCTTCGCCGCACCGTTCGACACCCGCATCACGCCGTCGTTCGAGGCGGTGCTCGAGGCGATCTTCAGCCTCACCTCGTACGCCGGTGATCTGGCGGCGAAGAAGCGCGCCAACCCGGACGACGACGTGGTGAGCCAGATGGTGCGTGCCGACGGCGCGGATTCCATGTCCGAGGACGAGATCCTCGGCAATTTCGTCCTGCTCGCCAGCGGCGCCGCGGAGAGCACCCGCAACGCGTTGACCCACTCCATGCACCAACTCATGCGTGACCCGGATCAGATGGCGTGGCTGCGCGATCACTGCGATGACATTCCCGACACCGCCATTCAGGAGATGGTGCGCATCTCAACACCTTTCCTGCATTTCGTGCGGACGGTGACCAAGGACATCGAGATGCACGGCCAGCCGATCGCCGAGGGGGAACGTGTCTGCATGCTGCTTCCCTCCGGTAACTTCGACCCCGAGGTCTTCGATGAACCCGAGCGGTTCGACCTGACCCGAACCCCGAACCGGCATCTGGGTTTCGGTCGCGGCCAGCACACCTGTCTCGGCAAGCACATCGCGGTGCTGGAGATGAAGATCCTGCTCGAGGAACTGCTGCAACGCACCCGAGACATCCACCCGACCGGTGACATCGTCTACGTCCGCGACGTCTTCAGCCACGGTGTCCTCGAGTTGCCGGTTACCGTCAGCCCCGCATGA
- a CDS encoding TetR/AcrR family transcriptional regulator, with the protein MAKLDVAPTPVRRRPAEVRRLLLAAAERVAVRKGMSASAQEIAAEAGVHRSVLYRHFTSAEELVQMAMLRPFDEFLERIQLMTARSEEAEPTPLWDLMVGFLGDLLDILFDHRDFLSMALSESSPLGDADRTELQHRLGGVLDDIGELAVRAGVTRGLDLQNARINTRLAIAMASGVATYERWLLPDPHWPEQRETLIEQMASVLLYGVRAVPDAQKRPDRLSPKR; encoded by the coding sequence GTGGCCAAACTCGACGTCGCGCCCACCCCTGTCCGTCGTCGGCCTGCCGAAGTGCGACGTCTTCTGCTCGCGGCCGCCGAGCGGGTCGCGGTCCGCAAGGGAATGTCCGCCAGCGCGCAGGAGATCGCCGCCGAGGCCGGCGTGCACCGGTCCGTGCTCTACCGCCATTTCACCAGCGCCGAGGAACTGGTGCAGATGGCCATGCTGCGTCCGTTCGACGAATTCCTCGAGCGCATCCAATTGATGACGGCGCGCTCCGAGGAGGCTGAGCCGACGCCGCTCTGGGACTTGATGGTCGGGTTCCTCGGCGATCTGCTCGACATCCTGTTCGACCACCGAGACTTTCTGAGCATGGCGCTTTCGGAGTCCTCACCGCTCGGCGACGCCGACCGCACGGAGCTTCAGCACCGGTTGGGCGGCGTTCTCGACGACATCGGCGAGCTGGCGGTCCGCGCGGGCGTCACGCGGGGCCTCGACCTACAGAACGCGCGGATCAACACGCGGCTGGCAATCGCCATGGCGAGCGGCGTCGCGACCTATGAGAGATGGCTGCTGCCGGACCCGCACTGGCCTGAACAGCGCGAGACACTCATCGAGCAGATGGCCAGCGTGCTGCTGTACGGGGTTCGCGCGGTGCCCGACGCGCAGAAACGCCCGGACCGGCTCAGCCCGAAGCGATGA
- a CDS encoding aldehyde dehydrogenase family protein → MSTAADSRPDIDVRSPATGEVIGAVPDMSSAEVFEVARRLRAAQPHWQALGFEGRRTWLHRFRDWILDHEDEILRRVQAETGKSWGDLPIGEIVASVDVLNYWARHAEKFLAQEKTRPHSPLMMTKRLWVEFHPHQLVGSITPWNAQLAMQMLDIPAALMAGCAVLTKASEVTPLGWAYAVEGWKSIGAPDVLDAVTGRGEAGAAVVDAVDMIQFTGSVRTGRAIGMRAAERMIPCCLELGGKDAMIVLADADIDRAAKAAVWGGFYNAGQICVSVERIYVESPVYDEFVAKVVEHTRRLRVGTDAPGEVSRDIGAVATEDQLKIIEEHVNEAVTKGATVAVGGRQLPGDGLFFEPTVLLDVDESMLCMREETFGPTLPIVRVADAQEAVRRTNDSQFGLAASIFTKDRERGRALAAQIDSGSVNINNVMTNVFQLPVPFGGRRGSGIGFRHGGAEGIRKYCWRKSVIEERFDLPAEIYWYPTKARNLQLMTRAARFMSAGDWKRRLKLR, encoded by the coding sequence GTGTCCACAGCAGCTGATAGCCGACCCGACATCGACGTGCGCTCACCGGCCACTGGCGAAGTGATCGGCGCCGTGCCCGACATGAGTTCGGCCGAGGTGTTCGAGGTTGCCCGTAGGTTGCGGGCCGCCCAGCCGCATTGGCAGGCGCTCGGTTTCGAAGGCAGGCGCACGTGGTTGCACCGGTTCCGCGACTGGATCCTGGACCACGAAGACGAGATCCTGCGGCGAGTGCAGGCCGAGACCGGCAAGAGTTGGGGCGATCTGCCGATCGGTGAGATCGTCGCCTCGGTCGACGTACTGAACTACTGGGCCCGTCACGCCGAGAAGTTCCTCGCCCAGGAGAAGACGCGTCCGCACAGCCCGCTGATGATGACCAAGCGGCTGTGGGTCGAATTCCACCCGCACCAACTCGTCGGGTCGATCACGCCCTGGAATGCGCAGCTGGCGATGCAGATGCTCGACATTCCGGCCGCGCTCATGGCCGGCTGCGCGGTGTTGACGAAGGCATCGGAGGTCACCCCACTGGGTTGGGCCTATGCCGTCGAGGGCTGGAAGTCCATCGGGGCGCCCGACGTTCTCGATGCCGTCACGGGGCGCGGCGAGGCCGGTGCCGCGGTGGTCGACGCGGTGGACATGATTCAGTTCACCGGATCGGTGCGCACCGGTCGAGCGATCGGGATGCGCGCCGCGGAGCGCATGATCCCGTGCTGCCTGGAGTTGGGCGGCAAGGACGCGATGATCGTGCTCGCCGATGCCGACATCGACCGTGCGGCGAAGGCCGCGGTCTGGGGCGGGTTCTACAACGCCGGACAGATCTGCGTCTCGGTGGAGCGGATATACGTGGAATCGCCCGTGTACGACGAGTTTGTCGCCAAGGTGGTCGAACACACCCGCCGCCTACGCGTCGGCACCGACGCGCCCGGTGAGGTGTCTCGTGATATCGGCGCGGTCGCCACCGAGGATCAGCTCAAGATCATCGAGGAGCACGTCAACGAGGCCGTCACCAAGGGTGCGACGGTGGCCGTCGGCGGGCGCCAGCTCCCGGGAGACGGCCTGTTCTTCGAGCCGACGGTCCTGCTCGACGTCGACGAGTCGATGCTGTGCATGCGCGAGGAGACCTTCGGGCCCACGCTGCCGATCGTCCGGGTCGCCGATGCCCAGGAGGCGGTCCGCCGCACCAACGACTCCCAGTTCGGGCTGGCCGCAAGCATTTTCACCAAAGATCGAGAACGAGGACGAGCGCTCGCCGCGCAGATCGATTCCGGCTCGGTGAACATCAACAACGTCATGACCAACGTCTTCCAGCTGCCGGTGCCCTTCGGCGGACGTCGCGGTTCTGGGATCGGCTTCCGGCACGGTGGCGCCGAGGGAATCCGCAAGTACTGCTGGCGGAAGTCGGTCATCGAGGAACGGTTCGATCTGCCCGCGGAGATCTACTGGTATCCGACCAAGGCCAGGAACCTGCAGCTGATGACACGCGCCGCCAGGTTCATGTCGGCCGGGGACTGGAAGCGCCGCCTCAAACTCCGCTGA
- a CDS encoding carotenoid oxygenase family protein: MSYAIPDTVATKGPFTPMRFEATVEECIVTHGEIPKDLYGGIYRTGPCWKRPTAQGGTPLLAMDGMVQGLVFENGRADFRNRWIRTPKYLLEEKHGRSMFEYSDGGFGDYRDYGYGTVKRTKENAHTPQGTNFINIFPHRGELVASGELGSPPNVIDPITLETKGIVDWAPALTRGIHDQVCFGDGAFCAHPKWDEDSGTLYGWTYGDQKPFVTMHYIHADGSVQSRPLDDAPYNAVAHDIWLTPEWVVMPFQPFIIDAKRNAKGLAVFGWEPDLPVVLALIPRHNLQGEIRWINTDLPPQYVMHTLAANVQGDKLVLDAPVFQEPPFPMENNFSPGDQAALFFSNAASYLGRWTVDLTTGETKAEQLSDLPSEIGKVDQRYYGKGHRYGFQIGGQPKRRGMRMDSLIRNDLDKCTEEVYRIRDDKGLAAVLEGSFAPRTIDAPEGDGYFIVPVAWWGERKGEFQIFDTDDITAGPICKIELPFHMGWTPHGHWMDFRD, encoded by the coding sequence ATGAGCTACGCGATCCCCGATACGGTGGCCACCAAGGGCCCGTTCACGCCGATGCGGTTCGAGGCGACGGTGGAGGAGTGCATCGTCACGCACGGTGAGATCCCCAAGGACCTCTACGGCGGCATCTACCGCACCGGCCCGTGCTGGAAGCGCCCGACGGCGCAGGGCGGCACGCCGCTGCTGGCGATGGACGGCATGGTGCAGGGCCTGGTCTTCGAGAACGGGCGCGCCGACTTTCGCAACCGGTGGATCCGTACGCCGAAGTATCTCCTCGAGGAGAAGCACGGCCGCAGCATGTTCGAGTATTCCGACGGCGGCTTCGGCGATTACCGGGATTACGGCTACGGAACGGTCAAGCGGACCAAGGAGAACGCCCACACCCCACAGGGCACCAACTTCATCAACATCTTCCCGCACCGCGGTGAGCTCGTCGCCTCCGGCGAACTCGGCAGCCCCCCCAACGTCATCGATCCGATCACGTTGGAGACCAAAGGTATCGTGGACTGGGCACCGGCACTGACACGCGGCATCCACGACCAGGTCTGCTTCGGCGACGGCGCGTTCTGCGCCCATCCGAAGTGGGACGAGGACAGCGGCACGCTGTACGGCTGGACCTACGGGGATCAGAAGCCGTTCGTGACCATGCACTACATCCACGCCGACGGCTCGGTGCAGTCGCGTCCGCTCGACGACGCCCCGTATAACGCGGTGGCCCACGATATCTGGCTGACCCCGGAGTGGGTGGTGATGCCGTTCCAGCCGTTCATCATCGACGCCAAACGCAACGCGAAGGGCCTGGCGGTGTTCGGCTGGGAACCCGACCTGCCGGTCGTGCTGGCCCTGATCCCGCGCCACAACCTGCAGGGCGAGATCCGGTGGATCAACACCGATCTGCCGCCGCAGTACGTCATGCACACGCTGGCCGCCAACGTGCAAGGTGACAAGCTGGTCCTGGATGCACCGGTCTTCCAGGAACCGCCGTTCCCGATGGAGAACAACTTCAGCCCGGGTGATCAGGCCGCGCTGTTCTTCAGCAACGCCGCGAGCTATCTGGGCCGCTGGACCGTCGATTTGACCACGGGTGAGACCAAGGCCGAGCAGCTGTCCGATCTGCCGTCGGAGATCGGCAAGGTCGATCAGCGCTATTACGGCAAGGGGCACCGTTACGGCTTCCAGATCGGCGGTCAGCCGAAACGCCGCGGCATGCGGATGGACAGCCTGATCCGCAACGATCTCGACAAGTGCACCGAGGAGGTGTACCGGATCCGCGACGACAAGGGGTTGGCCGCCGTCCTCGAGGGATCGTTCGCACCGCGCACCATCGACGCCCCGGAAGGCGACGGCTACTTCATCGTCCCGGTGGCGTGGTGGGGCGAGCGCAAGGGCGAGTTCCAGATCTTCGACACCGACGACATCACCGCGGGCCCGATCTGCAAGATCGAACTGCCGTTCCACATGGGGTGGACCCCGCACGGTCACTGGATGGACTTCCGCGACTGA
- a CDS encoding LLM class flavin-dependent oxidoreductase, with the protein MHSRPSGLHIGHGHFFQNLDGRPDAEVWRAEMALADAAEGLGFDSVWAVEHHFAGYSMSTDPLQFLTWVAGRTRTVKLGTMVSVLPWHDPIRLAEHACVLDHLSDGRLILGMGRGLARSEFDGFGVPIAQSRELFDEYAAELLDAFETGRIRGVELRPRPLAPLRGRVFASSISPASAEVLARVGAGVMIFLQKPWEQTVGDLQRYAEHYRLHQGSEPPKPMVVIFNACHEDRSVAAELFEQVVNYYRSTIDHYGFADPTMGQTPGYEYYTNIARTIEKHGRERFAQFLAELQPWGTPDEVIEQTREIIHRTNAGGLIVVSAFGDLTPEAARENQQRFARTVLPTLSRLTATV; encoded by the coding sequence ATGCACAGCCGACCCAGCGGCCTGCACATCGGGCACGGCCACTTCTTCCAGAACCTCGACGGTCGCCCCGACGCCGAGGTGTGGCGGGCCGAAATGGCCTTGGCCGATGCCGCCGAGGGTCTGGGCTTCGACTCCGTGTGGGCGGTCGAACACCACTTCGCGGGGTACTCGATGTCCACCGACCCGCTGCAGTTTCTGACCTGGGTCGCCGGCCGCACCCGCACGGTCAAGCTCGGCACGATGGTCTCGGTGCTGCCCTGGCACGATCCGATCCGCCTCGCCGAACACGCGTGCGTCCTGGACCACCTGTCCGACGGGCGCCTGATCCTCGGGATGGGACGCGGGTTGGCGCGCTCGGAGTTCGACGGGTTCGGCGTGCCGATCGCCCAGTCGCGCGAGCTGTTCGACGAGTACGCCGCCGAGCTGTTGGATGCCTTCGAGACCGGGCGGATACGCGGTGTCGAGCTGCGGCCGCGGCCGCTGGCTCCGCTGCGCGGCCGCGTCTTCGCGTCCTCGATATCGCCGGCGTCCGCCGAGGTGCTCGCCCGGGTCGGCGCGGGCGTCATGATCTTTCTGCAGAAACCGTGGGAACAGACCGTCGGCGATCTTCAGCGATACGCCGAGCACTACCGGCTCCACCAGGGCAGCGAGCCTCCCAAGCCGATGGTGGTGATCTTCAACGCCTGTCACGAAGACAGGTCGGTGGCCGCCGAGCTCTTCGAGCAGGTGGTCAACTACTACCGATCGACCATCGACCACTACGGGTTCGCCGATCCGACGATGGGTCAGACCCCGGGCTACGAGTACTACACCAACATCGCCCGCACCATCGAAAAGCACGGACGCGAACGGTTCGCCCAGTTCTTGGCCGAGCTGCAGCCCTGGGGCACGCCCGACGAGGTCATCGAGCAGACCCGCGAGATCATCCACCGCACGAACGCCGGTGGCCTCATCGTGGTTTCGGCCTTCGGCGATCTCACACCCGAGGCCGCCCGCGAAAACCAGCAGCGCTTCGCGCGCACCGTCCTGCCCACCCTGTCGCGGCTGACCGCCACCGTCTGA
- a CDS encoding LLM class flavin-dependent oxidoreductase codes for MKLGITMPSRTAPLERIPEYARMADEAGFASIWTYEVYRNPFLMLATSALTTSRADLCTGLATAFTRSPFEAANAAADVDELSGGRMKLGLGTGVPEFLGAFHSTDFKTPIGRLSEYVEVLRRSWDYLAGEPVGNFEGKHYQFAAPPINPWGLREQPTRQIPILVAGMRPNLLKLVGAKADGWVGYLYTPKFYEQIVVPNVTEGARKAGRNADQLELSCEIICCVHPDRDIALARAKKHVGFYIAHPVSDIAAEIEGVQDLVNELRVAMMQKGPAAFEDTPEELVELFSITGTPEECRQKLDRYKDLPHLALHTSYVPPFTAEESEDCYRQIIDAFKR; via the coding sequence ATGAAACTCGGAATCACCATGCCGAGCCGGACCGCCCCGCTCGAGCGGATCCCGGAATACGCCAGGATGGCCGACGAGGCGGGCTTCGCGTCCATCTGGACCTACGAGGTGTACCGCAATCCGTTCCTCATGTTGGCCACCTCCGCGCTGACCACATCGCGGGCGGACCTGTGCACGGGACTGGCCACCGCCTTCACCCGGTCGCCGTTCGAGGCCGCCAACGCCGCCGCCGATGTGGACGAACTATCCGGTGGCCGAATGAAACTCGGGCTGGGCACCGGTGTCCCCGAGTTCCTGGGGGCCTTCCACTCCACCGACTTCAAGACCCCGATCGGTCGGCTCAGCGAATACGTCGAGGTGCTGCGGCGGTCGTGGGACTACCTGGCCGGTGAGCCTGTCGGCAACTTCGAAGGCAAGCACTACCAATTCGCGGCGCCCCCGATCAACCCGTGGGGACTGCGGGAACAGCCCACCAGGCAGATCCCGATTCTGGTGGCCGGCATGCGCCCGAATCTGCTGAAGTTGGTCGGCGCCAAGGCCGACGGCTGGGTGGGCTACCTCTACACGCCGAAGTTCTACGAACAGATTGTCGTGCCCAATGTCACCGAGGGCGCCCGCAAGGCCGGCCGAAACGCCGACCAGCTCGAGCTGTCGTGCGAGATCATCTGCTGCGTGCACCCCGATCGCGATATCGCGTTGGCGCGGGCCAAAAAGCATGTCGGCTTCTACATCGCGCACCCGGTTTCGGATATCGCCGCCGAGATCGAGGGCGTGCAGGACCTGGTCAACGAGCTGCGGGTGGCGATGATGCAGAAGGGACCGGCGGCCTTCGAGGACACCCCGGAAGAACTCGTGGAGCTGTTCTCCATCACCGGCACACCCGAGGAATGCCGGCAGAAACTCGACCGGTACAAAGACCTGCCGCATCTGGCGCTGCACACGTCCTACGTGCCGCCGTTCACCGCCGAGGAGTCCGAGGACTGCTACCGCCAGATCATCGATGCCTTCAAGCGCTGA
- a CDS encoding MCE family protein, whose translation MHLSRGIKIQLAVFSVVSLIAGLVMIFVYVKLPVLLFGVGRYTVTVELPRSGGLYATGNVTYRGVEVGRVDDVKVTPNGSVAATLSLKSGIDIPSDVRAEVHSVSAVGEQYVALIPRSENSPPLKDGDVIPVADTWVPPDINSLFDSANAGLDAIPDDALTTMVDESYVAVGGLGPELARLVKGSTALAIDARQHLDALTALIDEAKPVLDSQSDTSSAIDAWAAQVADIAGQLKAEDHAVAGFIDDGGPTAAQAQQLLDRIDPTLPTILVNLSGIADVALTYNASVEQLLVLLPHSIAVESSLALPNANTRQNLRGLYLSFNLNINVPPPCTTGYIPVQQQRTPDQLDFPERQPGDLYCRIPQDAMFGVRGVRNTPCPTKPGKRAPTAKMCRSDQEYVPLNDGNNWKGDPNATLSGQAVPQPPSQPIAAVPYDPATGTYVGPDGKAYTQADLARDNPQQTWQSMLIPPAR comes from the coding sequence ATGCACCTGTCCAGAGGCATCAAGATCCAACTGGCCGTCTTCAGCGTCGTCAGCCTGATCGCGGGGCTGGTCATGATCTTCGTCTACGTCAAGCTGCCGGTGCTGCTCTTCGGCGTCGGTCGCTACACCGTGACGGTGGAGCTGCCGCGATCCGGCGGCCTGTACGCCACCGGTAACGTCACCTACCGCGGGGTCGAGGTCGGTCGCGTCGACGACGTGAAGGTCACCCCCAACGGCTCCGTCGCTGCCACGCTGTCGCTGAAATCCGGTATCGACATCCCGTCCGACGTCAGGGCCGAGGTGCACAGCGTCTCGGCGGTCGGCGAGCAGTATGTCGCCCTGATTCCCCGCAGCGAGAATTCGCCACCGCTCAAAGACGGCGACGTGATCCCGGTGGCGGACACCTGGGTTCCGCCGGACATCAACAGCCTGTTCGACTCGGCGAACGCGGGCCTCGACGCCATCCCCGATGACGCGTTGACCACCATGGTGGACGAAAGCTACGTCGCCGTAGGGGGTTTGGGCCCTGAGCTGGCGCGGTTGGTCAAGGGTTCGACGGCGCTCGCGATCGACGCCCGCCAACACCTCGATGCCCTGACGGCACTGATCGACGAGGCGAAACCGGTGCTGGACAGCCAATCCGACACCTCGAGCGCGATCGATGCATGGGCGGCCCAGGTCGCCGACATCGCCGGTCAGCTCAAGGCGGAGGACCATGCGGTTGCCGGGTTCATCGACGACGGCGGACCCACCGCCGCGCAGGCTCAGCAGCTGCTCGATCGGATCGACCCCACCCTGCCGACGATTCTCGTCAACCTGTCGGGCATCGCCGACGTCGCGCTGACCTACAACGCCAGTGTCGAACAGCTGCTGGTGCTTCTGCCGCACAGCATCGCGGTCGAGTCCTCGCTGGCGTTGCCCAACGCCAACACCCGGCAGAATCTGCGCGGGCTGTATCTGAGCTTCAACCTCAACATCAACGTTCCGCCGCCCTGCACCACCGGATACATCCCCGTGCAGCAGCAGCGCACCCCGGATCAACTCGACTTTCCGGAGCGCCAACCCGGCGACCTGTACTGCCGGATCCCGCAGGACGCGATGTTCGGGGTGCGCGGGGTGCGCAATACCCCGTGTCCGACGAAGCCCGGGAAGCGGGCCCCGACAGCCAAGATGTGCCGCAGCGACCAGGAATACGTGCCGCTCAACGACGGCAACAACTGGAAAGGCGACCCCAACGCCACGCTGTCGGGCCAGGCCGTGCCTCAACCGCCGTCGCAGCCGATCGCAGCCGTACCCTACGACCCGGCCACCGGCACCTACGTCGGCCCGGACGGAAAGGCCTACACCCAAGCCGATCTCGCCCGAGACAACCCGCAGCAGACCTGGCAGTCGATGCTGATCCCGCCCGCGCGCTAG